A portion of the Eubacterium maltosivorans genome contains these proteins:
- a CDS encoding YbaB/EbfC family nucleoid-associated protein has product MGRGRRMPGGMPGGMPGNKNNMMKQIQKMQDEMLKAQAELEEKEVEATAGGGAVKVTVSGKKMITSVKIDPDVIDEDDVEMLEDLIMAACNEALSKVEEMTESQMGKLTGGIPGLF; this is encoded by the coding sequence ATGGGTCGTGGTAGAAGAATGCCCGGGGGAATGCCAGGAGGCATGCCGGGAAACAAGAATAATATGATGAAACAAATCCAGAAAATGCAGGACGAAATGTTAAAAGCCCAGGCAGAGCTGGAGGAGAAAGAAGTGGAAGCCACCGCTGGCGGCGGCGCGGTTAAAGTGACTGTCTCAGGAAAGAAGATGATTACATCTGTAAAAATAGATCCTGATGTTATAGATGAAGACGATGTTGAAATGCTGGAAGACCTGATCATGGCAGCCTGCAACGAAGCGCTGTCAAAGGTAGAAGAGATGACCGAAAGCCAGATGGGCAAACTTACCGGCGGCATTCCAGGGTTGTTTTAA
- a CDS encoding YtxH domain-containing protein, with translation MSCNKGYFVGGLFVGTIIGGALGILLAPSSGEETRRKIKDGAQDTFGDAYDQAVEYGENLKEQLQDMTDSVTDKVNQYKNQIENKIQEIQDEVNQDIEELNEELEALQKEDGEAVADAAKDTVDAAKDAADDAKDVAADAADKASDTIDSVKNAAKDVVKN, from the coding sequence ATGAGTTGTAACAAAGGTTATTTTGTAGGCGGATTGTTCGTTGGAACAATCATTGGTGGTGCTTTAGGTATTCTGCTTGCCCCAAGCTCCGGCGAAGAAACACGCCGTAAGATTAAAGACGGCGCGCAGGACACTTTCGGTGACGCGTATGATCAGGCTGTGGAATACGGTGAAAATCTCAAGGAACAGCTGCAGGACATGACCGATTCTGTAACCGATAAGGTAAACCAATACAAAAACCAGATTGAAAATAAAATTCAGGAAATCCAGGATGAAGTGAACCAGGACATCGAAGAATTAAACGAAGAACTGGAAGCACTTCAGAAGGAAGACGGCGAAGCCGTTGCCGACGCGGCCAAAGACACCGTCGATGCCGCCAAGGATGCAGCGGACGACGCTAAGGACGTAGCGGCCGACGCGGCTGACAAGGCTTCTGACACCATCGACAGTGTTAAAAACGCCGCCAAAGACGTTGTAAAGAACTAG
- a CDS encoding HPr family phosphocarrier protein: MVNKVVTITNATGLHARPASMFVQTAGKYRSKIEVVKGDARLNAKSIMGIMSGGIAQGTTVTIEADGEDEQEALEALVALVQSNFGEK; the protein is encoded by the coding sequence ATGGTCAATAAGGTCGTAACCATTACCAACGCCACCGGCCTGCATGCAAGACCGGCATCCATGTTTGTACAGACCGCTGGAAAGTACAGATCAAAAATTGAAGTGGTCAAGGGCGATGCGCGCTTAAATGCCAAGAGCATTATGGGGATTATGTCCGGCGGCATCGCACAGGGGACCACGGTCACCATCGAAGCCGACGGCGAGGACGAACAGGAAGCTCTGGAAGCGCTGGTTGCGCTGGTGCAAAGTAATTTTGGTGAAAAGTAA
- the ptsP gene encoding phosphoenolpyruvate--protein phosphotransferase, translated as MLKEGIIASPGIAIAKAFVYDKVEVEVTEKKVDDPAAEVARLQAALEKSKEQILKIKEKAARDLGEEEAEIFEAHAMVLDDPEFVDSITAEINTNGVNAEFAVKTVTDRFFEMFDMMDDPYFSARAADIRDVGTRVLNNVMGVENVDISCLDEDTIIVADDLAPSDTAQMDKARVKGFATNIGSRTSHTAIMARSLEIPAVLGLGDITAAVKNGDMVVVDGLKGQAVINPTDDELAAYKKQQEDYQAYIRELAELRELEAVTTDGHKVELVGNIGSPNDTDGVHKNGGRGVGLYRTEFLYMNSDTMPDEEKQYEAYKAVIESFNGDPVIIRTLDIGGDKKLPYLPLEEEMNPFLGFRAIRLCFREVDMFKTQLRAILRASAFGNALIMFPMISGVSEVRQAKGILAECMKELDEKGQAYDKNIRVGVMIEIPSAAVTSDIIAKEVDFFSIGTNDLCQYTLAVDRMNQEVSYLYNPLHPAILRLVKTVIDASHAREGLFTGMCGEMAGDPMATLILLGLGMDEFSMSASSIPQVKKIIRSVSYEDARAIAEKALNLETGEEVKEMVQAKIAELGIKIV; from the coding sequence ATGTTAAAAGAAGGAATTATTGCGTCCCCTGGTATTGCCATTGCAAAGGCATTTGTATATGACAAGGTTGAAGTGGAAGTCACCGAGAAAAAGGTTGACGATCCAGCGGCCGAGGTTGCCCGCCTTCAGGCTGCCCTTGAAAAAAGTAAGGAGCAGATTTTAAAGATTAAAGAAAAAGCGGCCCGGGACCTGGGCGAGGAAGAAGCAGAAATCTTTGAAGCCCACGCCATGGTTCTGGATGACCCTGAATTTGTGGACAGCATCACAGCTGAGATCAACACAAATGGCGTCAATGCTGAGTTTGCGGTTAAAACCGTTACCGACCGCTTTTTTGAAATGTTTGACATGATGGACGATCCTTATTTCAGCGCCCGCGCCGCGGATATCCGTGATGTGGGAACCCGCGTGCTTAACAATGTCATGGGGGTTGAAAATGTGGATATCTCCTGTCTGGATGAAGACACCATTATCGTAGCCGACGACCTGGCCCCCTCCGATACCGCTCAGATGGATAAGGCGCGGGTCAAGGGCTTTGCCACCAATATCGGCAGCCGTACCTCCCACACGGCCATCATGGCGAGAAGCCTGGAAATTCCGGCTGTTCTGGGCCTTGGCGATATTACCGCCGCAGTTAAAAACGGCGACATGGTTGTGGTTGACGGCTTAAAGGGACAGGCTGTGATTAACCCGACCGATGACGAGCTGGCCGCTTATAAAAAACAGCAGGAAGACTACCAGGCGTACATCAGGGAGCTGGCAGAGCTCAGGGAGCTGGAAGCTGTCACCACCGACGGACACAAGGTAGAGTTGGTCGGCAATATCGGCTCTCCGAACGATACCGACGGCGTGCACAAAAACGGCGGCCGCGGTGTTGGCCTGTACCGTACCGAGTTCTTATACATGAACAGCGACACCATGCCGGATGAAGAAAAACAGTACGAGGCTTACAAGGCTGTGATCGAATCCTTTAACGGCGACCCGGTCATCATCCGTACACTGGATATCGGCGGAGACAAAAAGCTGCCGTACCTGCCTCTGGAAGAAGAAATGAATCCGTTTTTGGGCTTCCGCGCCATCCGTCTGTGCTTCCGCGAAGTGGACATGTTTAAGACGCAGCTGAGAGCAATCCTGAGAGCCTCTGCTTTCGGGAACGCGCTGATCATGTTCCCGATGATCTCCGGCGTATCGGAAGTGCGTCAGGCTAAGGGAATTCTGGCGGAATGTATGAAAGAGCTGGACGAAAAGGGACAGGCCTATGACAAAAATATTCGTGTGGGTGTGATGATCGAAATCCCATCGGCTGCAGTGACCTCCGACATTATTGCAAAGGAAGTGGATTTTTTCAGCATCGGTACCAATGACCTTTGCCAGTATACCCTGGCGGTAGACCGCATGAACCAGGAGGTTTCTTACCTGTACAATCCGCTGCATCCGGCGATTCTGCGTCTGGTCAAGACAGTAATCGACGCTTCCCATGCGCGTGAAGGCCTGTTTACCGGTATGTGCGGCGAAATGGCCGGCGACCCGATGGCAACCCTGATCCTTCTGGGACTGGGAATGGATGAGTTCTCCATGAGCGCTTCCTCCATTCCGCAGGTTAAAAAGATTATCCGCAGTGTCAGCTATGAAGACGCAAGGGCCATTGCAGAAAAAGCCCTGAACCTGGAAACTGGCGAAGAAGTCAAAGAAATGGTTCAGGCAAAGATCGCAGAATTAGGAATTAAAATCGTTTAG
- a CDS encoding SigB/SigF/SigG family RNA polymerase sigma factor — translation MEYPNQMTKQESKELFIEYKKTGDKEIRDRLIENFLYIPKLLVKKYAYRSNDVEDIYQVACLGLMYAVERYDPDRGFEFDTFASPTIIGEIKKYYRDKQWIIRVPRRIQELNREINRAKTTLEHKLMKTPTISEIADYLEVTEEAVIEAMEGNNVFYPKSLSTEFESNADGQEATLLDLIGEEDERIENIGNVEDLRQRLESLNPVERMIIEERYYNGKTQKEVAAIIGKSQMTVSRLEKKVMEKLRVGL, via the coding sequence ATGGAATATCCAAATCAAATGACAAAACAGGAATCAAAAGAACTGTTTATCGAATATAAGAAAACAGGCGATAAGGAAATTCGTGATCGCCTTATCGAGAATTTCCTGTATATTCCTAAATTACTGGTCAAAAAATATGCTTACCGCAGCAACGATGTGGAAGATATTTATCAAGTTGCCTGTTTGGGACTTATGTACGCGGTCGAACGCTACGATCCCGACAGAGGCTTTGAGTTTGACACCTTTGCATCACCCACCATCATCGGCGAAATTAAAAAATATTATCGTGACAAACAGTGGATTATCCGGGTTCCAAGGAGAATTCAGGAGCTTAACCGCGAAATCAACCGGGCGAAGACGACCTTAGAGCACAAGCTCATGAAAACGCCCACGATTTCTGAGATTGCGGACTATCTGGAGGTGACCGAGGAAGCTGTGATTGAAGCAATGGAAGGCAATAATGTCTTCTATCCAAAATCCTTATCAACAGAATTTGAAAGCAATGCAGACGGACAGGAAGCAACGCTCTTAGATTTGATCGGCGAAGAAGATGAGCGGATCGAAAACATCGGAAATGTTGAGGATCTCCGCCAGCGCCTGGAAAGCCTGAACCCAGTCGAGCGGATGATCATCGAGGAGCGTTATTATAACGGAAAGACCCAGAAGGAGGTGGCCGCCATTATCGGTAAATCACAAATGACGGTATCCCGTCTGGAAAAGAAGGTTATGGAGAAGCTGAGAGTCGGACTGTAA
- the recR gene encoding recombination mediator RecR — MGFYPKAIERLVTELGKLPGIGEKTAQRLAFHLIDAPAEEIEGLSNALLNVKDKIKLCPECFSITDGDRCDVCADPNRNRKVICVVQSTKDIFAIEKTREYNGLYHVLHGVISPLEGIGPQDIKAKELLLRIGENDIEEVIMATNPTPEGEATAMYLGNLISPLGVKVTRLAKGIPIGADVEYIDEITLIKAFEGRNTI, encoded by the coding sequence ATGGGTTTTTATCCAAAGGCCATTGAGAGATTAGTTACTGAGCTTGGAAAGCTTCCGGGTATTGGAGAAAAAACCGCTCAAAGGCTGGCCTTTCATCTGATCGATGCTCCGGCAGAAGAGATTGAAGGTCTGTCAAACGCCTTGTTAAACGTAAAAGATAAAATTAAGCTGTGTCCGGAGTGCTTCAGCATCACCGACGGCGACCGCTGCGACGTGTGCGCAGACCCCAACCGGAACCGCAAGGTGATCTGCGTGGTGCAGAGCACAAAGGATATTTTCGCCATTGAAAAGACCAGAGAGTACAACGGCCTTTACCATGTGCTGCACGGCGTTATTTCGCCCCTTGAGGGCATTGGGCCACAGGACATCAAGGCAAAGGAGCTGCTTCTGCGCATTGGCGAAAATGATATTGAGGAAGTCATCATGGCCACAAACCCCACCCCTGAGGGCGAGGCGACAGCCATGTATCTGGGCAACCTCATCAGTCCTCTGGGCGTTAAGGTTACCCGCCTGGCCAAGGGCATTCCCATCGGTGCCGATGTGGAATATATTGACGAAATCACACTGATAAAAGCATTTGAAGGTAGAAATACGATTTAG
- a CDS encoding ATP-binding protein encodes MYLFYNIALPFAVMAGLGFNVFNKKLRLSDKREILLTVAAVAISIILDKIVTILHATVLFSEPLLIALIFIYYHLIFHSSVYETAFAFFVLESYVHIVSFFSNILAGALPAPFTYIEASSRFLLCYAFVLAVTLPLMVFFVHRFVKRLMDAASGMPAVFWNYLWGVPFAFYLVTTMKVFQRQAFPEELTQLSILVSVAWVIGIFAVNILVIRMALEIIQLTRDHAQLELASLLVEKEKDQYQRIKRDIEATSKLRHDMRHHLMGLEGYLEKNDTDGALGYLRKITREAAPDENVILCDNCAINAIACHFFERARLCGAEVSSTLLIPDTLSDSENDLCVVLGNLIENAVEACERQQDGARFIHVTASFTSKRDFCIMVENSFDHEIQYDKNGNFLSSKRSTNAAQEGGIGLLSIDSIVKKYNGTLSREIEKNTYKVLILLELENSQQTSGDSL; translated from the coding sequence ATGTACTTATTTTATAATATCGCCCTTCCCTTTGCCGTCATGGCAGGCCTGGGCTTTAACGTGTTTAACAAAAAGCTGCGGCTGTCCGACAAAAGAGAAATTCTGCTGACGGTGGCGGCAGTGGCCATCAGCATTATTCTGGACAAGATCGTTACCATCCTCCACGCCACAGTACTGTTTTCAGAACCGCTGCTGATCGCGCTGATCTTCATCTACTACCATCTGATTTTTCATTCCTCTGTTTATGAAACGGCTTTTGCCTTTTTCGTACTTGAGAGCTATGTACATATTGTTTCTTTTTTCAGCAATATTCTCGCAGGCGCCTTGCCCGCGCCTTTCACATACATTGAGGCCAGCAGCCGTTTTCTTTTATGCTACGCGTTTGTGCTGGCAGTGACTCTGCCGCTCATGGTTTTCTTTGTGCATCGCTTTGTCAAGCGGCTCATGGATGCCGCCTCCGGTATGCCTGCTGTATTCTGGAACTACCTCTGGGGCGTCCCCTTTGCTTTCTATCTCGTCACCACCATGAAGGTTTTCCAAAGACAGGCCTTTCCGGAAGAGCTCACACAGCTTAGCATTCTGGTTTCCGTCGCCTGGGTCATCGGTATCTTCGCGGTCAATATCCTGGTGATCCGGATGGCCCTTGAGATCATTCAGCTGACCAGAGATCACGCACAGCTTGAGCTGGCATCCCTCCTTGTGGAAAAGGAAAAGGACCAGTACCAGCGCATTAAGAGGGATATCGAAGCCACCTCCAAGCTCCGCCACGATATGCGCCACCATCTGATGGGGCTGGAGGGCTATCTGGAAAAAAACGATACCGACGGCGCACTGGGATACCTGAGAAAGATTACGCGTGAGGCTGCGCCTGATGAAAATGTTATTCTCTGTGACAACTGCGCCATCAACGCCATCGCCTGCCATTTTTTTGAACGCGCAAGACTGTGCGGCGCCGAGGTTTCCAGTACCCTGCTGATTCCAGATACTCTCTCCGATTCCGAAAATGATCTATGTGTTGTGCTCGGCAACCTGATTGAAAACGCGGTCGAAGCCTGTGAGCGCCAGCAGGACGGCGCGCGTTTTATCCATGTCACCGCCAGCTTTACAAGCAAAAGAGATTTTTGCATAATGGTTGAAAACAGCTTTGACCACGAAATCCAATACGATAAAAATGGAAACTTCCTTTCATCCAAGCGTAGCACAAATGCTGCCCAGGAGGGCGGAATCGGGCTTTTATCCATTGACAGCATCGTAAAAAAATATAACGGCACGCTCAGCAGAGAAATTGAAAAGAACACCTATAAGGTTCTGATCCTGCTGGAACTGGAAAACAGCCAGCAGACCTCAGGAGACAGCCTGTGA
- a CDS encoding STAS domain-containing protein, with the protein MFEISELKNGREGVRVTGEVDIYTATQFKEPIEKLIEANTKEIFLDLTDLSYIDSTGIGILIELRKGSMSRDLNMTLINPQKNVVKLLQLTGVDQIFSIVEEN; encoded by the coding sequence ATGTTTGAAATAAGTGAATTGAAAAATGGCCGGGAAGGTGTACGTGTAACAGGAGAAGTTGATATCTATACTGCCACGCAGTTTAAGGAACCCATCGAAAAATTGATCGAAGCCAATACAAAAGAGATTTTTCTGGATTTAACGGACCTGTCTTACATTGACAGCACAGGGATTGGTATCCTGATTGAGCTGCGCAAGGGCAGCATGAGCAGAGACCTGAACATGACGCTGATCAACCCGCAGAAAAATGTTGTTAAGCTGTTACAGCTGACCGGTGTCGATCAAATTTTTAGTATTGTGGAGGAAAATTAG
- a CDS encoding LytR/AlgR family response regulator transcription factor: MNIAIIDDLKEDSLLLCDYLKQYCDKNETFANIKSFEKASDFLACFIPQVYDLIFVDIYIDDMNGIELAQKIRETDKNCILIFSTISTEHTHALAGYKVHASDYLVKPYDYGTFEETMQRCNSLAVEKAHYIEVRQSRTNIKILIRNIIYTDYSNHYIYIYTKAGTVKTYMAFKDFSKLLLPYSNFICCYRNCMVNLDEVNFMENKEFIMSNGERVSIARSIYNEIQDYYRSYQFKKLNRLKG, translated from the coding sequence TTGAACATTGCAATTATCGACGATTTAAAAGAGGACAGCCTGCTTCTCTGCGATTATCTGAAGCAGTATTGCGACAAAAACGAAACATTCGCAAATATTAAAAGTTTTGAAAAAGCCAGTGACTTTCTGGCGTGCTTTATCCCACAAGTTTACGATCTTATTTTTGTGGATATTTATATAGACGATATGAACGGCATTGAGCTGGCACAAAAAATACGGGAAACCGATAAGAACTGCATTCTGATTTTTTCAACCATAAGCACTGAGCACACCCATGCGCTGGCGGGTTATAAAGTGCACGCGTCTGACTATCTTGTCAAGCCTTACGACTACGGCACCTTTGAAGAAACCATGCAGCGCTGCAATTCTCTGGCGGTTGAAAAAGCTCATTATATCGAAGTCAGGCAGAGCCGCACCAACATTAAAATCTTAATCCGCAACATCATTTATACCGACTACTCCAACCATTATATTTATATTTATACCAAAGCGGGAACTGTCAAGACTTATATGGCCTTTAAAGATTTTTCCAAGCTGCTCCTGCCCTACTCCAATTTTATCTGCTGTTACCGCAACTGCATGGTCAACCTGGATGAGGTCAACTTTATGGAAAATAAGGAGTTTATCATGAGTAATGGCGAACGCGTGTCCATCGCCCGCTCCATTTACAATGAAATTCAGGATTATTACCGAAGTTATCAATTTAAAAAGCTCAACCGGCTCAAAGGCTAA
- a CDS encoding DUF948 domain-containing protein, translating into MMTVSFSIWELAVLIIAIAFVFGTVYLIKVFKNLGSTLETTAKLMDENRAQIHNIMDNVDSITQNADDMTNKANDMLGGVEDSVNHLKSDVVDPLVGAFAKIAKVMQVISKGEARVANKKEKKIKKV; encoded by the coding sequence ATGATGACTGTAAGTTTTAGTATCTGGGAGTTGGCGGTCCTGATTATTGCCATTGCCTTTGTATTTGGGACGGTTTATCTGATTAAGGTTTTTAAAAACCTGGGTTCGACCCTGGAAACCACAGCCAAGCTGATGGATGAAAACCGCGCGCAGATCCACAACATCATGGACAATGTGGACAGCATTACGCAGAATGCCGACGATATGACAAACAAGGCAAACGATATGCTGGGCGGCGTAGAGGATTCCGTCAACCATCTTAAATCCGATGTGGTAGACCCGTTGGTCGGCGCTTTTGCCAAAATCGCCAAGGTGATGCAGGTCATCAGCAAGGGTGAGGCACGCGTGGCGAATAAGAAGGAAAAAAAGATTAAAAAAGTTTGA
- the dnaX gene encoding DNA polymerase III subunit gamma/tau has product MAYLALYRRYRPQDFDSVVGQEYVTRILKNQILSGRVGHAYLFSGIRGTGKTSIAKIFARAINCEHNEDGNPCNACDTCLNIEKPGVMDIIEIDGASNRGVDEIREIREKVKYPPTMGKYKVYIIDEVHMLTKEAFNALLKTLEEPPEHIVFILATTEPGKLPMTILSRCQRFDIKPISKELIAGQIAHILEDIGVSMDREAIDFIAYRGDSSMRDALSLLDQVIDIREADKTITYEDVLAFMGMVDEDQIAGLVQAMLAGDKGGVLLKFKAMRDAGRDSGLVFGQLIDYLRKVLIVKTTGAASQEILGVTESACQSLAAMGQDVPDARFYSMIDFLIEEKNKLRYSGLAAVIVEMALLKLCDPDSLVKTVVQEQPERPAGRPAGQGMPARQAQAAPKRPDNAVKNRAQEIQAAARKPADASAAQVSAAPSGSAADMAAAPAPPAEVGAAEGGVNTDNLYTGLVRSCQKQKQMLVRPLMSCKLAHKGDKKLALRFTADKEGQAAMGMLKLPAMFEFVKKTLCELGGDQYVLDLELVEKNYDEMSILEKTKTIINDDRVEVVEVKG; this is encoded by the coding sequence ATGGCATATTTAGCGTTATACAGACGGTACCGCCCGCAGGATTTCGACAGTGTTGTGGGACAGGAATACGTTACGCGCATTTTAAAAAATCAAATATTATCGGGCCGTGTGGGGCATGCCTATTTGTTCTCTGGAATCCGGGGAACGGGTAAGACATCCATCGCCAAGATATTTGCCCGGGCCATCAACTGTGAGCACAACGAGGACGGCAATCCCTGCAATGCCTGCGACACCTGCCTGAATATTGAGAAACCGGGCGTAATGGACATTATCGAAATTGACGGTGCGTCCAACCGCGGGGTTGATGAAATACGGGAAATTCGTGAAAAAGTGAAATATCCACCCACAATGGGTAAGTATAAGGTATACATCATCGATGAAGTGCACATGCTCACAAAGGAAGCCTTTAACGCGCTGTTAAAAACCCTTGAGGAGCCGCCGGAGCACATTGTCTTTATTTTGGCCACCACGGAGCCGGGAAAGCTCCCGATGACGATTTTGTCCAGGTGCCAGCGCTTTGACATCAAGCCGATTTCAAAGGAGCTGATCGCCGGGCAGATTGCGCACATTCTGGAGGATATCGGCGTGTCCATGGACCGGGAGGCCATTGATTTTATCGCCTACCGGGGGGACAGCTCCATGCGCGACGCGCTGAGCCTACTGGATCAGGTCATTGATATTCGTGAGGCGGATAAAACCATCACCTATGAGGATGTTCTGGCCTTTATGGGCATGGTGGATGAAGATCAGATCGCCGGGCTGGTGCAGGCGATGCTGGCCGGCGACAAGGGCGGCGTACTGCTGAAATTTAAGGCGATGCGCGACGCCGGGCGCGACAGTGGGCTGGTGTTTGGACAGCTGATCGACTATCTGCGCAAGGTACTCATCGTTAAAACCACCGGCGCTGCCAGCCAGGAAATACTGGGCGTTACCGAGAGCGCCTGCCAGTCTCTGGCGGCCATGGGGCAGGATGTGCCCGATGCGCGCTTTTACAGCATGATTGATTTCCTGATTGAAGAAAAGAACAAGCTGCGCTACAGCGGGCTGGCCGCTGTCATTGTGGAGATGGCGCTTCTGAAGCTCTGCGACCCGGACAGCCTGGTCAAAACAGTGGTGCAGGAGCAGCCGGAAAGACCGGCCGGGCGGCCAGCGGGCCAGGGAATGCCGGCCAGACAGGCGCAGGCAGCGCCAAAACGTCCGGATAACGCGGTGAAAAACCGTGCGCAGGAAATACAGGCAGCGGCCCGGAAACCGGCAGATGCCTCCGCCGCGCAGGTGTCGGCGGCGCCGTCAGGCTCAGCTGCGGACATGGCGGCAGCACCGGCGCCTCCAGCTGAGGTGGGAGCCGCTGAGGGGGGCGTCAACACCGATAACCTGTACACAGGACTGGTACGGAGCTGTCAGAAGCAGAAGCAAATGCTGGTCAGGCCGCTGATGAGCTGCAAGCTGGCCCACAAAGGGGACAAAAAGCTGGCGCTCCGGTTTACAGCGGACAAGGAAGGCCAGGCGGCAATGGGCATGCTAAAGCTGCCGGCCATGTTTGAGTTTGTGAAGAAAACCTTGTGCGAGCTGGGAGGAGACCAGTACGTGCTGGATCTTGAGCTTGTGGAGAAAAACTATGATGAAATGTCGATCCTTGAAAAGACAAAAACCATTATCAACGACGACCGTGTGGAGGTCGTGGAGGTAAAAGGATAG
- a CDS encoding ATP-binding protein: MSDMSCSTCRSLQGETVHISLPSLPQFVSLARLTVASVGNIVGFSIDVVEDLKVAVSEACTNALRHGCSSEQSYDLYYQLDQDKLTIRVEDNGEGYEPESVSEPELPGNQAGGFGLFIIKSLMDEVEIVSNKGMGTSITMVKYLRT; the protein is encoded by the coding sequence ATGAGTGATATGAGTTGCAGTACATGCAGAAGTTTGCAGGGAGAAACAGTTCACATTAGCCTGCCGAGTCTTCCGCAGTTTGTCAGCCTTGCGCGCTTGACGGTTGCATCGGTCGGAAATATCGTTGGTTTTTCGATTGATGTGGTAGAAGACCTGAAGGTAGCGGTTTCTGAGGCCTGCACAAATGCCCTGCGTCATGGCTGCTCAAGCGAACAGTCTTATGACCTGTATTATCAGCTTGATCAGGACAAGCTCACCATCCGTGTCGAAGACAATGGTGAGGGCTATGAGCCTGAAAGCGTGAGTGAACCGGAACTGCCCGGCAATCAGGCCGGCGGCTTTGGCCTGTTTATTATCAAATCGTTGATGGATGAGGTAGAAATCGTCAGTAATAAAGGAATGGGTACCAGTATCACGATGGTGAAATACCTGAGGACATAA